A portion of the Stigmatopora argus isolate UIUO_Sarg chromosome 15, RoL_Sarg_1.0, whole genome shotgun sequence genome contains these proteins:
- the ky gene encoding kyphoscoliosis peptidase: MSAEVGIQKFSFPFARRDGGRVHVKAPQPAVAVAAGEAEDQRPAAKRQLSSEGAATVKKSAGPGLRGSAARRKKRKELFASVDIFRRLDSHVVRVGAELKENGVSDVAAIVRVIAGVAESQLEKLRAVWVWLCHNIEYDVCGYLGRRSEAPCSPEDVVASGRALCGGYAGLCLEMCRLLGLPCQEVTGHSKGIGYRQGQDLGEVKSDHLWNAVLLDGQWFLMDACWGAGRVDLEGRSFVKRLDDFYFLTEPEEFIESHFPDEERWQLLETPVTLEDFQRRVFKTSAFFQMGLTLIRPLHSHLLTERGEASVSLAFSRPVAFTYEVTPRRDFLHCGAPERKESGPSSWGLLSLSRASMNLRLLPPAAGAYDLRLYARPEGDGGLLSWICSLALECPEPGAGDRIPDNPYLSWGLRPEAADLGVTGGDLGGEAAQTEDGRLELRLNTSRSLMMLCELVGPELEVGGAKAKRCLACQIQPDLLTCHVACPAPGYYRLSVFVRDYEEADGPFRNAANFLLRCRGPLAATAAGPDALFPPDLSSWCGPGTRTAQLGLCDFSHRGALVGAPQGKCNITFRNRRDLELHATLSRGADVGAASPFPLARHLFCTSVDSKVTLSASPPGPGTYRLGLYARSAPGADFKPVCDFVLRNVCERAGLPFPRVYAAWGKGCVLLEPRAGLLDASARVGFRVRVPGARRVCVVGRRRTELRLNKSRVWEGQVAGEDDQEGVTQLKLVADSPDSSEMAVLMTFDLRPPE, from the exons ATGTCGGCCGAGGTGGGAATCCAGAAGTTCTCCTTCCCCTTCGCCCGCCGGGACGGGGGGCGCGTCCACGTGAAGGCGCCGCagccggcggtggcggtggcggcgggcgAGGCCGAGGACCAGCGCCCGGCGGCCAAGAGGCAGCTGTCGTCCGAGGGCGCGGCCACCGTCAAGAAAAGCGCCGGGCCGGGCCTCCGGGGCTCGGCGgcaaggaggaagaagaggaaagaGCTCTTCGCCAGCGTCGACATCTTCCGCCGGCTGGACTCGCACGTCGTCAGAGTGGGAGCAGAG CTGAAGGAAAATGGCGTCTCGGACGTGGCCGCCATCGTCCGAGTCATCGCCGGCGTGGCCGAAAGCCAGCTGGAGAAACTGCGCGCCGTCTGGGTTTGGCTCTGCCACAACATCG AGTACGACGTGTGCGGCTACCTGGGCCGCCGCTCGGAGGCGCCGTGCTCGCCGGAGGACGTCGTCGCTAGCGGTCGCGCCCTTTGTGGCGGTTACGCCGGCCTCTGCCTGGAAATGTGCAG GCTGCTGGGCCTCCCGTGCCAAGAGGTGACGGGCCACAGCAAGGGCATCGGCTACCGCCAGGGCCAGGATCTCGGGGAGGTGAAATCCGATCACCTGTGGAACGCCGTGCTCCTGGACGGACAGTGGTTCCTCATGGACGCCTGTTGGGGAGCCGGACGAGTGGACCTGGAAGGACGCAGCTTCGTCAAaag GTTGGACGACTTCTATTTCCTGACGGAGCCGGAGGAGTTCATCGAGTCGCATTTCCCCGACGAGGAGAGGTGGCAGCTCCTGGAGACGCCCGTCACCCTGGAGGACTTCCAGAGGCGGGTCTTCAAGACCTCGGCCTTCTTCCAAATGGGGCTCACTCTCATTCGGCCTCTCCACTCTCACCTGCTTACCG AGCGAGGAGAGGCCAGCGTCTCCCTGGCCTTCTCGCGGCCCGTGGCGTTCACGTACGAGGTGACGCCGCGGCGGGACTTCCTCCACTGCGGCGCCCCGGAGCGGAAGGAGAGCGGGCCATCCTCCTGGGGGTTGCTGAGCCTGTCCCGCGCCAGCATGAACCTGCGCCTGCTGCCGCCCGCCGCCGGCGCCTACGACCTGAGGTTGTACGCCCGGCCCGAGGGCGACGGCGGGTTGCTGAGTTGGATCTGCTCCTTGGCGCTGGAGTGCCCCGAACCCGGGGCCGGCGACCGGATCCCCGACAACCCTTACTTGTCGTGGGGGCTGCGGCCCGAGGCGGCGGACTTGGGGGTGACGGGCGGCGACCTGGGGGGCGAGGCGGCGCAAACGGAGGACGGCCGCCTGGAGCTGCGCCTGAACACCTCGCGCTCGCTCATGATGCTGTGCGAGCTGGTCGGCCCCGAGCTGGAGGTGGGCGGAGCCAAGGCCAAGCGCTGCCTGGCGTGCCAGATCCAACCGGATCTGCTCACCTGCCACGTGGCCTGCCCGGCGCCCGGGTACTACCGCCTATCCGTTTTCGTGCGGGACTACGAGGAAGCGGACGGCCCTTTTCGGAACGCCGCCAACTTCCTGCTACGCTGCCGCGGTCCtctggcggcgacggcggcgggccCCGACGCCCTCTTCCCGCCGGATTTGAGCTCGTGGTGCGGGCCGGGCACCCGGACCGCCCAGCTCGGGCTGTGCGATTTCAGCCACCGCGGGGCGCTGGTGGGCGCGCCGCAGGGCAAGTGCAACATCACCTTCCGCAACCGCCGCGACCTGGAGCTGCACGCCACGCTGAGCCGGGGGGCCGACGTGGGGGCGGCCTCGCCCTTCCCGCTGGCACGCCATCTTTTCTGCACCAGCGTGGACAGCAAAGTGACGCTGAGCGCCTCGCCGCCGGGGCCCGGGACCTACCGGCTGGGACTCTACGCCAGGTCCGCCCCCGGCGCCGACTTCAAGCCCGTCTGCGACTTCGTGCTGAGGAACGTCTGCGAGAGGGCGGGGCTTCCCTTCCCCCGCGTCTACGCCGCCTGGGGGAAAGGCTGCGTCCTCCTGGAGCCCCGCGCCGGCCTACTGGACGCCTCGGCGCGGGTGGGCTTCCGGGTGCGGGTCCCCGGGGCGCGCCGGGTGTGCGTGGTGGGGCGCCGGCGCACCGAGCTCCGCCTCAACAAGAGCCGCGTGTGGGAGGGGCAGGTGGCGGGCGAGGACGACCAAGAGGGCGTAACTCAGCTCAAGCTGGTCGCCGACTCGCCCG